The Desulfocurvus vexinensis DSM 17965 genome includes a window with the following:
- a CDS encoding glycosyltransferase — MPQLLFLTQAGPTLPSVRFRVLPFVEAARAVGVDAAWRRYPKTALARAAFFAGLRRTPVVVLQKKLVSPLELGLLRRRAGRLVFDFDDALWAAHPGQGACGGGEAPGELERLLRVCAGVDAVVAGNTFLADKVRAVARRVAVLPTPLDSDAYVPGPQRAPGPPVVGWMGTSCNLFFLPPIFEALAPLAGELRLSVVSDGSIDLPPGLAGSCERWTPETEIPRLQAMDIGLMPLTDDEYTRGKCGFKLLQYMACGAVPVASDVGFNREIVTHGRDGFLAGNAADFARYVADLVRDPALRARMAARARAKVVERFGLAAAAARLWPVLGLGGGPV; from the coding sequence GTGCCGCAACTGCTCTTCCTGACCCAGGCCGGGCCCACCCTGCCCAGCGTGCGCTTCCGGGTGCTGCCCTTCGTGGAGGCCGCCCGGGCCGTGGGCGTGGACGCCGCCTGGCGGCGCTACCCCAAGACGGCCCTGGCCCGCGCGGCGTTTTTCGCGGGGCTGCGGCGCACGCCGGTGGTGGTGCTGCAAAAAAAGCTCGTTTCGCCCCTGGAGCTGGGGCTGTTGCGCCGCCGGGCCGGGCGGCTGGTCTTCGACTTCGACGACGCCCTGTGGGCCGCGCACCCGGGGCAGGGCGCCTGCGGCGGCGGCGAGGCCCCCGGGGAGCTGGAGCGCCTGCTGCGCGTGTGCGCCGGGGTGGACGCCGTGGTGGCGGGCAACACGTTTCTGGCCGACAAGGTCCGCGCCGTGGCCCGGCGGGTGGCCGTGCTGCCCACGCCCCTGGACAGCGACGCCTACGTCCCCGGCCCGCAGCGCGCGCCCGGCCCGCCGGTGGTGGGCTGGATGGGCACCTCGTGCAACCTGTTCTTCCTGCCGCCCATCTTCGAGGCCCTGGCGCCCCTGGCCGGGGAGCTGCGCCTGTCGGTGGTGTCCGACGGGAGCATCGACCTGCCGCCGGGGCTGGCGGGAAGCTGCGAGCGCTGGACCCCGGAGACGGAAATCCCCCGCCTCCAGGCCATGGACATCGGCCTGATGCCGCTGACCGACGACGAATACACCCGCGGCAAATGCGGCTTCAAGCTGCTGCAATACATGGCCTGCGGGGCCGTGCCCGTGGCCTCGGACGTGGGCTTCAACCGCGAGATCGTGACCCATGGCCGCGACGGCTTCCTGGCCGGGAATGCGGCGGATTTCGCGCGCTACGTGGCCGACCTGGTGCGCGATCCGGCCCTGCGCGCGCGCATGGCTGCCCGGGCCCGGGCCAAGGTGGTGGAGCGCTTCGGGCTGGCGGCGGCGGCGGCCAGGCTGTGGCCCGTGCTGGGCCTGGGGGGCGGGCCGGTCTAG
- the gpmI gene encoding 2,3-bisphosphoglycerate-independent phosphoglycerate mutase, whose product MTTPTPTLLLILDGWGDAPASPGNAVAQAATPTLDALRATCPQTLLTCSGRAVGLPEGFMGNSEVGHMNIGAGRIVYQDMTRIDMAIEQDGLAGNAALAQVFAGARARGARVHLMGLLSDGGVHSHTGHLFALLELARAHGAPTFVHAFLDGRDTAPTSGVGFLVELAARLEALGHGRIATVMGRYWAMDRDKRWERNKLAYDAMTLGLGQAVADPVAAVAEAYAAGETDEFVKPRVVVDAAGKPVATLDDGDAVLFFNFRADRARQIVRALFDEGFEGFERQRFPRLDVTTMTRYEAAFPLPVAFPPVPLDGVLGEVVSGLGLAQLRIAETEKYAHVTYFMNCGREEPFPGEERILVPSPREVATYDQKPEMSVHEVTDKLCAALAGGTYPFVACNLANLDMVGHTGVIPAVCAAARAVDGCVARILEAARAAGYRVMVTADHGNAEEMLDEHGGPQTAHSRNKVPFVLVEPGQPGARPAVRLRAGGVLGDIAPTILGLWGVARPAGMTGTSLIQEQE is encoded by the coding sequence ATGACCACCCCGACCCCGACCCTGCTGCTGATCCTCGACGGCTGGGGCGACGCCCCGGCCTCGCCGGGCAACGCCGTGGCCCAGGCCGCGACGCCGACCCTGGACGCCCTACGCGCCACCTGCCCGCAGACGCTTTTGACCTGCTCGGGCCGCGCCGTGGGCCTGCCCGAGGGCTTCATGGGCAACTCCGAGGTCGGGCACATGAACATCGGCGCCGGGCGCATCGTCTACCAGGACATGACGCGCATCGACATGGCCATCGAGCAGGATGGGCTGGCGGGCAACGCCGCGCTGGCCCAGGTCTTCGCCGGGGCCCGGGCGCGCGGGGCCCGGGTGCACCTCATGGGCCTGCTCTCCGACGGCGGGGTCCACAGCCATACCGGGCACCTGTTCGCCCTGCTGGAGCTGGCCCGCGCCCACGGCGCGCCGACCTTCGTCCATGCCTTCCTGGACGGGCGCGATACCGCGCCCACCAGCGGCGTCGGCTTCCTGGTCGAACTGGCCGCGCGGCTGGAGGCCCTGGGCCACGGGCGCATCGCCACGGTCATGGGCCGCTACTGGGCCATGGACCGCGACAAGCGCTGGGAGCGCAACAAGCTGGCCTACGACGCCATGACCCTGGGCCTGGGCCAGGCCGTGGCCGACCCGGTGGCCGCTGTGGCCGAGGCCTACGCCGCCGGGGAGACCGACGAGTTCGTCAAGCCGCGCGTGGTGGTGGACGCCGCCGGGAAGCCCGTGGCCACCCTGGACGACGGCGACGCCGTGCTGTTCTTCAACTTCCGGGCCGACCGCGCCCGGCAGATCGTGCGCGCCCTGTTCGACGAGGGCTTCGAGGGCTTCGAGCGCCAGCGCTTCCCCCGCCTGGACGTGACGACCATGACGCGCTACGAGGCGGCCTTCCCGCTGCCCGTGGCCTTCCCGCCCGTGCCTCTGGACGGGGTGCTGGGCGAGGTCGTCTCCGGCCTGGGGCTTGCGCAGCTGCGCATCGCCGAGACCGAGAAGTACGCCCACGTCACCTATTTCATGAACTGCGGGCGCGAGGAGCCCTTCCCCGGCGAGGAGCGCATCCTCGTGCCCTCGCCGCGCGAGGTCGCCACCTACGACCAGAAGCCCGAGATGAGCGTGCACGAGGTCACGGACAAATTGTGCGCGGCCCTGGCCGGGGGGACGTATCCCTTCGTGGCCTGCAACCTGGCCAACCTGGACATGGTCGGCCACACCGGGGTCATTCCCGCCGTGTGCGCGGCGGCCCGCGCCGTGGACGGCTGCGTGGCGCGAATCCTGGAGGCCGCCCGCGCCGCCGGATACCGGGTCATGGTCACTGCCGACCACGGCAATGCCGAGGAAATGCTCGACGAACATGGCGGCCCGCAGACGGCCCACAGCCGCAACAAGGTGCCCTTCGTGCTGGTGGAGCCGGGGCAGCCGGGGGCGCGGCCCGCCGTGCGGCTGCGCGCGGGCGGGGTGCTGGGCGACATCGCCCCGACCATCCTCGGCCTGTGGGGCGTGGCACGCCCGGCGGGCATGACCGGCACAAGCCTCATCCAGGAGCAGGAGTAG
- a CDS encoding HAD family hydrolase, translating to MTATARGSALDVIVFDFDGVILNSMPLKTTTFGRLFEDLGPEASAYVRAYHVEHAGVSRYVKFEHFYQKFHGRSVTPEESAALDRRFAELAMQELLRTPTLPGAREFLEAHHATWPLYVASGAPQYELDAVLGAMGLARCFKAICGAPPAKAEVLRRIVQAEGADPARVLMIGDANTDLAAARAVGTRFLGVGPFPEPVVWMADLTGLPGYIASLG from the coding sequence ATGACCGCCACCGCACGGGGCTCGGCCCTGGACGTCATCGTCTTCGACTTCGACGGCGTGATCCTGAATTCCATGCCCCTGAAGACCACGACCTTCGGGCGGCTCTTCGAGGACCTCGGCCCCGAGGCTTCGGCCTACGTCCGGGCCTACCACGTCGAGCACGCCGGGGTGTCGCGCTACGTCAAGTTCGAGCATTTCTACCAGAAATTCCATGGCCGCTCCGTGACGCCCGAGGAATCCGCCGCCCTGGACCGGCGCTTCGCCGAGCTGGCCATGCAGGAGCTGTTGCGCACCCCGACCCTGCCCGGCGCGCGCGAATTCCTGGAGGCCCACCACGCCACCTGGCCGCTGTACGTGGCCTCGGGCGCGCCGCAGTACGAGCTGGACGCCGTGCTGGGGGCCATGGGCCTGGCCCGCTGCTTCAAGGCCATCTGCGGCGCGCCGCCCGCCAAGGCCGAGGTGCTGCGCCGCATCGTCCAGGCCGAGGGCGCGGACCCCGCGCGGGTGCTGATGATCGGCGACGCAAACACGGACCTGGCCGCCGCGCGGGCCGTGGGCACGCGCTTCCTGGGCGTGGGGCCCTTCCCCGAGCCCGTGGTCTGGATGGCGGACCTCACGGGCCTGCCCGGATACATCGCAAGCCTGGGCTGA
- a CDS encoding MBL fold metallo-hydrolase RNA specificity domain-containing protein — translation MKIQFLGAAQTVTGSCHMMETAGHRFAVDCGMHQGNAEMEKRNYDTWKYKPKDVEFFLVTHAHIDHSGLLPRMVKEGFSGAIYCTPPTRDLLEIMLEDSAHIQEMEAEWRNRKRQRYGTELTTPLYTVADARRAVELIRTVEYDTAFEPFPGMTVNYRDAGHILGSAFIELSVKENGGGFKAVFSGDLGRPDQLLLQDPAIIKDADYLFIESTYGDRDHKDESTSRDELAQAIAYAYGNKEKVIIPAFAVERTQEVLYSLNLLRREGRLPEDMPVFVDSPMAIRATEVFRKYPKYFDHQTNEMIRNGDDPLKLPNLKYTLSTTDSQAINERGGPAIVISASGMCNAGRIKHHLRHNLWRPGAAVVFVGYQGRGTPGRKIVDGAQTIRLFGEDIAVKAKVFTIGGFSAHAGQSEILAWLTHFTSRKMKVFLVHGEQMKQRILAKLIRERFGLDVHIPDYLEVCTMVPGQPLEAVVDKEAATPRIDWAFLLGQTEAQLANLRGRQEAIEGRPWLDQTELRDRLLEINKNLMTLVSEA, via the coding sequence ATGAAAATTCAGTTTCTCGGCGCCGCGCAAACCGTGACCGGCTCCTGCCACATGATGGAGACCGCCGGGCACCGCTTCGCGGTGGACTGCGGCATGCACCAGGGCAACGCCGAGATGGAGAAACGCAACTACGACACCTGGAAATACAAACCCAAGGACGTGGAGTTCTTCCTCGTCACCCACGCGCACATCGACCACTCCGGCCTGCTGCCGCGCATGGTCAAGGAGGGCTTCTCGGGGGCCATCTACTGCACCCCGCCCACCCGCGACCTGCTGGAGATCATGCTCGAAGACAGCGCCCACATTCAGGAGATGGAAGCCGAATGGCGCAACCGCAAGCGCCAGCGCTACGGCACGGAGCTGACCACCCCGCTGTATACCGTGGCCGACGCCCGCCGCGCCGTGGAGCTCATCCGCACCGTGGAGTACGACACGGCCTTCGAGCCCTTCCCGGGCATGACCGTCAACTATCGCGACGCCGGGCACATCCTGGGCTCGGCCTTCATCGAGCTGAGCGTCAAGGAGAACGGCGGCGGCTTCAAGGCCGTGTTCTCCGGCGACCTGGGTCGGCCCGACCAGCTCCTGCTTCAGGACCCGGCCATCATCAAGGACGCCGACTACCTGTTCATCGAGTCCACCTACGGCGACCGCGACCACAAGGACGAGTCCACCAGCCGCGACGAGCTGGCCCAGGCCATCGCCTACGCTTACGGCAACAAGGAGAAGGTCATCATCCCGGCCTTCGCCGTGGAGCGCACCCAGGAGGTGCTCTACAGCCTGAACCTGCTGCGCCGCGAAGGCCGCCTGCCCGAAGACATGCCCGTGTTCGTGGACAGCCCCATGGCCATCCGGGCCACGGAGGTCTTCCGCAAGTATCCGAAGTACTTCGATCATCAGACCAACGAGATGATCCGCAACGGCGACGACCCGCTCAAGCTGCCCAACCTCAAGTACACCCTGTCCACCACCGATTCCCAGGCCATCAACGAGCGCGGCGGCCCGGCCATCGTCATCTCGGCCAGCGGCATGTGCAACGCGGGGCGCATCAAGCACCACCTGCGCCACAACCTCTGGCGCCCGGGGGCGGCGGTGGTCTTTGTGGGCTACCAGGGCCGGGGCACCCCGGGCCGCAAGATCGTGGACGGCGCCCAGACCATCCGCCTGTTCGGCGAGGACATCGCGGTCAAGGCCAAGGTGTTCACCATCGGCGGCTTTTCGGCCCACGCCGGGCAGAGCGAGATTCTGGCCTGGCTCACGCACTTCACCTCGCGCAAGATGAAGGTCTTCCTGGTCCACGGCGAGCAGATGAAGCAGCGCATCCTGGCCAAGCTGATCCGCGAGCGCTTCGGGCTGGACGTGCATATCCCGGACTACCTGGAAGTCTGCACCATGGTTCCCGGCCAGCCCCTGGAGGCCGTGGTGGACAAGGAAGCCGCCACCCCGCGCATCGACTGGGCCTTCCTGCTCGGGCAGACCGAGGCCCAGCTCGCCAACCTGCGCGGGCGCCAGGAGGCCATCGAGGGCCGCCCCTGGCTGGACCAGACCGAACTGCGCGACCGGCTGCTGGAGATCAACAAGAACCTGATGACCCTGGTTTCCGAGGCGTGA
- a CDS encoding glycosyltransferase family 4 protein, which produces MRLIFLTSSSSLSGGTRQAMYLARGLCGRGHELAFFVPHDAQIADLDQDLDWRRLPPRPGDWRAAVAAALPPRGEPCIVHAFHNRANKALAWWSLFWRARGCVCLGYRGVVYRPGNPLPYWSPGMDCFTVNSRACARVLRSVGLSARRTAVVPNGIPRARVVPQTPRDAMRAALGIAPGQLVLGSVAGDKPVKGVEHLLRGFALAVGQGLEARLVVVGARAGRWDALAAELGVAGRVAFTGRVENVADHLQVMDVFFLPSLSESMPNVLLEALFFGLPVVGSDVGGVPELIDDNGLLVPPADPGAIARAMAKLAADPELRRVFGRASAAKAGGFTLETKLANSVTVYNELLARRGFAARV; this is translated from the coding sequence ATGCGCCTGATCTTCCTGACCTCGTCCTCGTCGCTGTCGGGCGGCACGCGCCAGGCCATGTACCTGGCCCGGGGCCTGTGCGGACGCGGGCACGAGCTGGCCTTCTTCGTGCCCCACGACGCGCAGATCGCCGACCTGGACCAGGACCTGGACTGGCGGCGCCTGCCGCCCCGGCCCGGGGACTGGCGCGCCGCCGTGGCCGCGGCCCTGCCGCCCCGGGGCGAGCCCTGCATCGTCCACGCCTTCCACAACCGGGCCAACAAGGCCCTGGCCTGGTGGAGCCTTTTCTGGCGCGCCCGGGGCTGCGTGTGCCTGGGCTACCGGGGCGTGGTCTACCGGCCCGGCAACCCCCTGCCATACTGGTCGCCGGGCATGGACTGTTTCACGGTCAACTCCCGGGCCTGCGCGCGGGTGCTGCGCTCGGTGGGCCTGTCCGCCCGGCGCACGGCGGTGGTGCCCAACGGCATCCCCCGGGCGCGCGTCGTGCCGCAAACCCCGCGCGACGCCATGCGCGCGGCCCTGGGCATCGCCCCGGGGCAGCTGGTGCTGGGCTCGGTGGCGGGCGACAAGCCGGTCAAGGGCGTGGAGCATCTGCTGCGCGGCTTCGCCCTGGCCGTGGGCCAGGGCCTGGAAGCGCGACTGGTGGTGGTCGGGGCGCGGGCCGGGCGCTGGGACGCCCTGGCCGCCGAACTGGGCGTGGCCGGGCGCGTGGCCTTCACCGGGCGCGTGGAAAACGTGGCCGACCATCTCCAGGTCATGGACGTCTTCTTCCTGCCCTCGCTCTCGGAAAGCATGCCCAACGTGCTGCTGGAGGCGCTGTTCTTCGGGTTGCCTGTGGTAGGCTCCGACGTGGGCGGGGTGCCCGAGCTCATCGACGACAACGGGCTGCTGGTGCCGCCCGCCGACCCCGGGGCCATCGCCCGGGCCATGGCCAAGCTGGCGGCGGACCCGGAACTGCGCCGCGTGTTCGGGCGCGCCAGCGCGGCCAAGGCCGGGGGCTTCACCCTGGAAACCAAGCTGGCCAACAGCGTGACCGTCTACAACGAGCTGCTGGCCCGGCGCGGGTTCGCCGCGCGCGTCTAG
- a CDS encoding glycosyltransferase family 9 protein: protein MSPDTTAAPTARIDLDPARVRRILVCQLRQIGDVLLATPAIHLLRQRFPQAEIDLLTEAKAVAVVAGNPDIARVHAVDRKAHRDLRAQLRFYLDVAKNRYDLVVDFQQLPRIRWVVALARLFPPPGGPQVRLSYSAPWYNGWLYTHTVRPLGGYAAMTKASVLRPLGIAWNGEAPRLHLAPEELAGADAILAEHGIGPQHTLITVDPTHRRDTRRWPAAHFGRLVALAAAHNPALRFLVLYGPGERPDAEAVAAAAGSPACVVTGRMLTLREMAACIARARLHLGNCSAPRHMAVAVGTPTLTVLGSTSPAWTFPGPDHADLRLGLDCQPCNENTCPLGYTRCLTDLAPEAVLPALLARLGQPEGGKAPCA from the coding sequence ATGAGCCCCGACACCACCGCCGCACCCACCGCCCGCATCGACCTGGACCCCGCCCGCGTGCGGCGCATCCTGGTCTGCCAGCTGCGCCAGATCGGCGACGTGCTGCTGGCCACCCCGGCCATCCACCTGCTGCGCCAGCGCTTTCCGCAAGCCGAAATCGACCTGCTCACCGAGGCCAAGGCCGTGGCAGTGGTGGCGGGCAACCCGGACATCGCGCGCGTCCACGCCGTGGACCGCAAGGCCCACCGCGACCTGCGCGCGCAGCTGCGCTTCTACCTGGACGTGGCCAAAAACCGCTACGATCTGGTGGTGGATTTCCAGCAGCTGCCGCGCATCCGCTGGGTGGTGGCCCTGGCGCGGCTCTTCCCGCCCCCGGGCGGGCCCCAGGTGCGCCTGTCGTACAGCGCGCCGTGGTACAACGGCTGGCTGTACACGCACACCGTGCGCCCCCTGGGCGGCTACGCGGCCATGACCAAGGCCAGCGTGCTGCGGCCCCTGGGCATCGCCTGGAACGGCGAGGCGCCGCGCCTGCACCTCGCACCCGAGGAGCTGGCCGGGGCCGACGCCATCCTGGCCGAGCACGGCATCGGCCCGCAGCATACCCTCATCACCGTGGACCCCACCCACCGCCGCGACACCCGGCGCTGGCCCGCCGCGCACTTCGGGCGGCTCGTGGCCCTGGCTGCGGCCCACAATCCGGCCCTGCGCTTCCTGGTGCTCTACGGCCCGGGCGAGCGGCCCGACGCCGAGGCCGTGGCCGCCGCAGCGGGCAGCCCGGCCTGCGTGGTCACCGGGCGGATGCTCACCCTGCGCGAGATGGCCGCCTGTATCGCCCGGGCCCGGCTGCACCTGGGCAACTGCTCGGCGCCCCGGCACATGGCCGTGGCCGTGGGCACCCCGACCCTGACCGTGCTCGGCTCCACCAGCCCGGCCTGGACCTTCCCGGGGCCGGACCACGCCGACCTGCGCCTGGGCCTGGACTGCCAGCCCTGCAACGAGAACACCTGCCCCCTGGGGTACACCCGCTGCCTGACGGACCTGGCCCCCGAGGCCGTGCTGCCCGCGCTCCTGGCCCGCCTGGGGCAGCCCGAGGGAGGCAAGGCCCCATGCGCCTGA
- a CDS encoding phosphoglycerate dehydrogenase yields the protein MKIAITTSSFAAYGSEPLDLLARAGVDIVTNPHGRKLRPEETVALLAGCAGVVAGTEDLGAAVLAQLPELTAISRCGVGLDNVDLAWCEAHGVAVLSTPQGPTLAVAELTLGLILDLLRNVSRMDRELRASTWKKRMGWQLAGKRVGVIGYGRIGRATGELLRAVGCEVASFDPRPTCPTTPCLPLYNLLAWADIVTLHCSKPEGGCAVLGAAELARMRPGSWLVNCGRGGLVDEDALFAALDSGHLAGAAVDCFNQEPYTGPLRGLDTVILTPHIGSYAREGRVRMEADAVRNLLTALGAQP from the coding sequence ATGAAAATCGCCATCACCACCTCGTCCTTCGCCGCCTACGGCTCCGAGCCGCTGGACCTGCTGGCCCGGGCGGGCGTGGACATCGTGACCAACCCCCACGGCCGCAAGCTGCGCCCCGAGGAGACCGTGGCCCTGCTGGCGGGCTGCGCGGGCGTGGTCGCCGGGACGGAAGACCTGGGCGCCGCCGTGCTCGCCCAGCTGCCGGAGCTTACGGCCATCTCGCGCTGCGGCGTGGGCCTGGACAACGTGGACCTGGCCTGGTGCGAGGCCCACGGCGTGGCCGTACTCAGCACGCCCCAGGGCCCGACCCTGGCCGTGGCCGAGCTGACCCTGGGCCTGATCCTGGACCTGCTGCGCAACGTCTCGCGCATGGACCGCGAGCTGCGCGCCAGCACGTGGAAGAAGCGCATGGGCTGGCAGCTGGCGGGCAAGCGCGTGGGCGTGATCGGCTACGGGCGCATCGGCCGCGCCACAGGCGAGCTGCTGCGTGCGGTGGGCTGCGAGGTGGCCAGCTTCGACCCCCGGCCCACCTGCCCCACCACGCCCTGCCTGCCGCTCTACAACCTGCTGGCCTGGGCCGACATCGTGACCCTGCACTGCTCCAAGCCCGAGGGCGGCTGCGCGGTCCTTGGCGCCGCCGAGCTGGCGCGGATGCGCCCGGGCTCCTGGCTGGTGAACTGCGGGCGCGGCGGGCTGGTGGACGAAGACGCGCTGTTCGCGGCCCTGGACTCGGGCCACCTGGCAGGCGCGGCGGTGGACTGCTTCAACCAGGAGCCCTACACCGGGCCCCTGCGCGGGCTGGACACCGTGATCCTGACCCCGCACATCGGCTCCTACGCCCGCGAGGGCCGGGTGCGCATGGAGGCCGACGCCGTGCGCAACCTGCTGACCGCCCTGGGGGCACAGCCATGA
- a CDS encoding TIGR00730 family Rossman fold protein, with amino-acid sequence MLPKEGPVPDKKQFLIDELSMRESWRLFKIMAEVVDGFDAMSEISNGVSIFGSARVKPEDPLYKDTEEIAAKLVQAGFSVISGGGPGLMKAANKGAFEAGGESVGLHIHLPFEQATNEYLTTKVDFRYFFVRKLMFVKYATAYVAMPGGFGTLDELFEALVLIQTRRIKHFPIVLYKSAYWGGLLDWLKERMVADGFAGEADLDLITVRDTPDEVVSYIKRHVIV; translated from the coding sequence ATGCTCCCCAAGGAGGGGCCCGTGCCCGACAAGAAGCAGTTTCTCATCGACGAGCTGTCCATGCGCGAATCCTGGCGGCTGTTCAAGATCATGGCCGAGGTCGTGGACGGCTTCGACGCCATGAGCGAGATATCCAACGGCGTGTCCATCTTCGGCTCGGCGCGCGTCAAGCCCGAAGACCCGCTCTACAAGGACACCGAAGAGATCGCCGCCAAGCTGGTGCAGGCGGGCTTCTCGGTCATTTCCGGCGGCGGGCCGGGGCTCATGAAAGCCGCCAACAAGGGCGCCTTCGAGGCCGGGGGCGAGTCCGTGGGCCTGCACATCCACCTGCCCTTCGAGCAGGCCACCAACGAGTACCTGACCACCAAGGTCGATTTCCGCTACTTCTTCGTGCGCAAGCTGATGTTCGTGAAGTACGCCACGGCCTACGTGGCCATGCCCGGCGGCTTCGGCACCCTGGACGAGCTGTTCGAGGCCCTGGTGCTCATCCAGACCCGGCGCATCAAGCACTTCCCCATCGTGCTGTACAAGAGCGCGTACTGGGGCGGGCTGCTGGACTGGCTCAAGGAGCGCATGGTGGCCGACGGCTTCGCGGGCGAGGCCGACCTGGACCTCATCACCGTGCGCGACACGCCCGACGAGGTGGTCTCCTACATCAAGCGCCACGTCATCGTGTAG
- a CDS encoding glycosyltransferase, with amino-acid sequence MNIAFVNATRRFGGVKAWTLDLCRALDARGHTTWIFARPGPFLDRALALGLNARPGWFGFDYNPVSVWRFARFLRANAVDALVANVGKDLRIAGVAARLTGVPVVHRVGLPRDMRDTPKVRRTHRFTRPALLVPCQDIKDGLLAEMSFLRPGEITVIPTGKAPAPQAPPAPRRPRAIAVTSQLNPDKGHADLLRALRLLTDQGRDVRLHVAGTGCDEAALKALAQSLDLAGRVTWHGFVADVGTVLDQADIFCLPSLSEGLPNTLLEAMARGLAPVARDVGGISEAWPGHLPPLDRTLVPVARGPEGLAQALDALLGLDDAALGALRAGVWQWFSAVHSLEARATQFEHFIREMRRP; translated from the coding sequence ATGAACATCGCCTTCGTCAACGCCACACGCCGCTTCGGCGGGGTCAAGGCCTGGACCCTGGACCTGTGCCGCGCCCTGGACGCCCGGGGCCACACGACCTGGATCTTCGCCCGCCCCGGCCCGTTCCTGGACCGCGCCCTGGCCCTGGGCCTCAACGCGCGCCCGGGCTGGTTCGGCTTCGACTACAACCCCGTGAGCGTGTGGCGCTTCGCGCGCTTCCTGCGGGCCAACGCCGTGGACGCCCTGGTGGCCAACGTCGGCAAGGACCTGCGCATCGCCGGGGTGGCCGCGCGGCTTACGGGGGTGCCGGTGGTGCACCGCGTGGGCCTGCCGCGCGACATGCGCGACACGCCCAAGGTCCGCCGCACGCACCGCTTCACGCGCCCGGCCCTGCTGGTGCCCTGCCAGGACATCAAGGACGGCCTGCTGGCCGAAATGAGCTTCCTGCGCCCCGGGGAGATCACCGTCATCCCCACGGGCAAGGCCCCGGCGCCGCAGGCCCCGCCCGCCCCGCGCAGGCCCCGGGCCATCGCCGTCACCAGCCAGCTCAACCCCGACAAGGGCCACGCCGACCTGTTGCGCGCCCTGCGCCTGCTCACCGACCAGGGCCGCGACGTGCGGCTGCATGTGGCGGGCACGGGCTGCGACGAGGCGGCCCTCAAGGCCCTGGCCCAGAGCCTGGACCTGGCCGGGCGCGTCACCTGGCACGGCTTTGTGGCCGACGTGGGCACGGTGCTGGACCAGGCCGACATCTTCTGCCTGCCGTCCCTGTCCGAAGGGCTGCCCAACACGCTGCTGGAGGCCATGGCCCGGGGCTTGGCGCCCGTGGCCCGCGATGTGGGCGGCATCAGCGAGGCCTGGCCCGGGCACCTGCCGCCCCTGGACCGGACCCTGGTGCCCGTGGCCCGGGGGCCCGAGGGGCTGGCCCAGGCCCTGGACGCCCTGCTGGGGCTGGACGACGCGGCCCTGGGCGCCCTGCGCGCCGGGGTCTGGCAGTGGTTTTCCGCCGTGCATTCCCTGGAGGCCCGGGCCACGCAATTCGAGCACTTCATCCGGGAGATGCGCAGGCCATGA
- a CDS encoding DMT family transporter, which yields MRRQTRATLYGLATVLLWSTVASAFKLSLRVMDPLQLLLWSCVFSLATLLLILAAQGRLGLLAAMGRRQWLVSAGLGFMNPFLYYVVLFSAYDLLPAQQAQPLNYTWAVTLSLLSVPLLGQRLGGRQVAALLVSYAGVVCIATQGEPLALRFTSPLGVGLALGSTVIWALYWILNTRDTRDPVAGLAANFAWGTLYVLAATLVFSDPVVTDWRALAGAAYVGVFEMGVTFVLWLTALRLSESTAKVGNLIFLSPFLSLFLISTLVGEAILPSTLAGLGLIVAGIALQQTGGRRTGA from the coding sequence ATGCGCAGGCAGACCAGGGCCACCCTCTACGGCCTGGCCACGGTGCTCTTGTGGTCCACCGTGGCCTCGGCCTTCAAGCTCTCTTTGCGGGTCATGGACCCGTTGCAGCTGCTGCTGTGGTCCTGCGTCTTTTCCCTGGCCACGCTGCTGCTCATCCTGGCGGCCCAGGGGCGCCTGGGGCTGCTCGCGGCCATGGGCCGCCGCCAGTGGCTGGTGTCCGCCGGGCTGGGGTTCATGAACCCCTTCCTCTACTATGTGGTGCTGTTTTCGGCCTACGACCTGCTGCCCGCCCAGCAGGCCCAGCCCCTGAACTACACCTGGGCCGTGACCCTGTCGCTGCTCTCGGTGCCGCTGCTGGGCCAGCGCCTGGGGGGGCGCCAGGTGGCGGCGCTGCTGGTCAGCTACGCGGGGGTGGTCTGCATCGCCACCCAGGGCGAGCCCCTGGCCCTGCGCTTCACCAGCCCCCTGGGCGTGGGGCTGGCCCTGGGCAGCACGGTGATCTGGGCGCTGTACTGGATCCTCAACACCCGCGACACGCGCGACCCCGTGGCCGGGCTGGCGGCCAACTTCGCCTGGGGCACGCTCTACGTGCTGGCGGCCACCCTGGTGTTCTCCGACCCTGTGGTGACCGACTGGCGGGCCCTGGCCGGGGCGGCCTACGTGGGCGTGTTCGAGATGGGCGTAACCTTCGTGCTCTGGCTCACGGCCCTGCGCCTGTCGGAGAGCACGGCCAAGGTCGGCAACCTGATCTTCCTGTCGCCCTTCCTGTCGCTGTTCCTCATCAGCACCCTGGTGGGCGAGGCCATCCTGCCCTCGACCCTGGCCGGGCTCGGGCTCATCGTGGCGGGCATCGCCCTGCAACAGACGGGGGGACGCCGCACCGGGGCCTGA